AAACATCGACAGTAGGAAGATCACCTTCTTGACGATCAGTAAGGAGGAAGCAGAAGAGACCACATGCAATATATTGTGCTTAGAAGGACAAGAACCAAGTTGGAAAGATGAAATTCTTGCCTACCTGAAGCACAACGATCTTCCCCAAGATCCTGCCGCCGCACGCAAGCTAAGGGTAAGATCTGCGCGATTCACAATCATAGATGGAGAGCTCTACAAACGTGGCTATAGTCAACCATTTCTGAAGTGCCTAACTCCTAGCAAGGCTGATTACGTTCTCCGCGAGATCCACGAGGGGATTTGTGGAAACCACTTAGGAGGGAAAGCATTGGCTGGGAAAACCTTACGGCAAGGTTACTTTTGGCCGACCATGAAGAAAGACGCATTAGAATTGGTGAAGCACTGTCGAGCTTGCCAAGAGCATGCCAATCTCCACCATCAACCCGCGACGTTGCTGCAACCACTGGAAAGTCCCCTGCCTTTCGCCCAGTGGGGAATGGACTTAGTAGGACCTTTTCCCCCAGCTACGGGACAGAGAAAATTTCTCATAGTTGCCGTAGATTACTTCACAAAGTGGGTTGAAGCAGAGGCGTTGGCAAAAATTTCGGAGAAAGAAGTGATAAGCTTCTTGTGGAAAAACATAGTGTGTAGATTCGGGATTCCCCGAGCGCTGATCTCGGATAATGGCACGCAGTTCTCTGGAAGAAAATTAAAGGAGTGGTGTGAAGGTCTCTCTATCAGACAGTTTTTTACGTCGGTTGGAAATCCACAAGCCAATGGGCAAACAGAGGTAACCAACCGAACTATATTGCAGCATCTGAAGACCCGTCTCGGCAAGGCTAAAGGCAATTGGGTGGAAGAATTGCCAAGCACCTTGTGGGCATACCGAACTACACCTCGCACGTCGACAGGGGAGTCTCCTTTCAACCTGGTACACGGTGTCGAAGCTGTAGCCCCCGCCGAGATAGGAGAGACCTCGTTAAGGGTAAAACAATACATGCAACTCGAGAACGATCGGGCCCTTCGAGCCTCTTTGGATATGATCGATGAACTGCGAGATGAAGCATCAGTCCGAGCAGAGAGATACAGAGCACGCATGGCCAGGGCTTACAATGATCGAGTAAAACCAAGAGCCTTCCAGGTAGGCGATCTGGTCATGAGAAAAGCGGATGTCTTGCACCCCGTCGGCAAACTTGACCCTAAATGGGAAGGCCCTTACAAAGTAGTGGAGATAATCAAGATAGGAACTTATCGCCTCCAACACCAAGATGGGAGAGTACTACCTCGACCATGGAATGTAGCAAATTTGAGGAAGTTTTACCCGTAGAGGGACGCAGctgaataaaagaataaaagtTTATATCTTGTTGATTAGGTTTTTGCATTTTTCTCCATGTAATTCCACCATTGCGAGTTTCAATAAAGCTGTCAATTTTCTCTCCTTTAATAGCAATTACTAGTTGTTTGCAATGCTCCAAGCGCCAATGCTTAGATCGTCACATATATACCCATGTAGTCGTCGAAGGTTtcccaaaagaaaaaaaaaaagaggtctGGCCAACCTCGCGGGATAGCCGGCATGACAGACACTATAAGAGGTCAACGACGACATAAGTCCCGGGATACCTCACCACCCTTAATGGGGGTTTAGGACTTCCCCTTGAGACAACATATTGGGAGATTGATCCCCTCCCAAGTATAAAATAAGCATTGCGTTAACATAACATACGAAGCTCCCGCATAAACAAATCCAGCAAATATATAGAATGAAGAGCGTTAATTCCCAAACAACTATCCAGTATACATGGAAGTaccaaaaaacaaaaacaaatagaGTAACTACCATAGTAACGAATGAAAATCAAATATAAAGAATGACGATAAGTGCGACGTAATACTATGTTTCTTCTTCAGCAGCCTGAAGATCCAATGCCTCTATCATCTCGGCATCGCCCAAGGGGATATCGTCAATGGAGATTCTACTTATCTCCAAGACGCTAGGCTCGATCATCATCACTACCTCTTCTGGCACACGTCCAGTCTTCCTCAGCTGATCACGGCAGTCCAACACCACATCATCATGAATTGTCATGGCCTGATCAAGAACGTCGTCGCGAAAGGCATCAGACGCTTTGAAAGTCCGAACACTTTTTTCCTCAACATTTTTCAGAAAAGTTTTGCCTGCCTCAGACTCAAGAAACTGACCACCAGTATTCAACTCTGCAGAATGTTTCTCTTCAAGGATTGCAAGATTTTTTACTTTGTCAGCAAGTTTTCTCTGCACTTGAAGAAGTTCCGCACTGATTTTATTCTTCTCCTCGACAAGACGGCAATTCTCCTCCTTCACCCGAGAAACCTCTTCTCGCCACTTCTCTTGATCGTTCCGCAACTTTTCCTCCCGAACTCGCACAGCACATGCTAATGACAAACCCTGCAACAAGTAGAATAAACAATTAGCACGCCGACAAAATCAACAAGATGCTAACATGATCAACACACTACCTGACACGAGTTCCACGCAAGAGAGTGCGCAAATGAGTCTGTAGACAACGACACCAAATGGACCATGTCATGGTCCCCCACAATGCTCCGTCCCTTCTTCCACCCAATCTCTGGGTCTTCTAAGTCCCAAAAAGAGTCAGCCTTCTCCTTATGATTGACCCCATCTACGAAGATATGCTTGGCACGCGGAATCTTGGAAGACGTCCCTTGATCATCCACACGGACCCTCTTGACATTTTTTGGTATCTCTTCAGCATTCTTCTTTTGCGCCGCCTCTTGACCTCGTTTTTTATCCTCTCTTCCTCCATTCGACGGCTGCGCCTCCAAAGCTCTATGTGATGGAGAAAAGCCATTTTTCTTTGGAGTACTAGACTCCGGCCCACGGAAATGCTCGGAGCGGCCTCGAGGGAACCCTCTTCGGGCGGTGTCATGAGATTCTAGAACCGCACGATTTGTAAGTGCTCGACTATTCCCGGCAATCGGGGAACGCCTCCCTGCAATGGCCTTGCGAGCCCGGATAGCTGCCAAGTCAAATTTATTGCCTGCAAATAGATTATTGGTCAGAAATGTCAAATAATATGATGCGATCCAGGAAAAGAAAGGCTAAGGAGAAGCAGCAAGCaagaaataattaaataaataaatttatatatatatatatatatatatatatatatatatatatatatatatttatacccGCGATATTTAAACTCCCAATATTGAACAACTCTTCAAAGAGACCTAAGTCTCGGCATTGAAGTTGCAGCGCATGGTGAGTTTCTGTCATAGCAATCTTCCGGAGTCCCGAGCTCCAAACCGCAGGTATTCCCCACCCACAGTCCTTGACATAAAAAAATTGGGATTTCCAAAAACTCTTTGGGGAAGGAATTCGGGACAAAAATTTACATTTAGGTCGAGGTTGGAAGTAGATAAATGAATCCGGTTTACTCCTGCGTCCCGAGAAAAGTGAGTGGAACAATTCTACACTTGGAGGCATTTGAATTTCCTTTACCTTATGGCAAAAGGCCGTAAAGACTATAAGGGCATTCGGGGATAGTTGACTAAAGCTAATACCGAAACTGTCGACCAAGTTCACTAACAGAGTTTGTGGAGCAAACACCAAACCGTTGGtaaaatattcaagaaaaatAGTGAAATAACCCGACGGTGGGTTATGACAATTATGTTTAGGCCCCGGAACCTTAAGGTCGCACTCCGGTGATATCCTAAGCACTTCACGCAAACTCTCAAGATCTTGACTAGTCAGAGCATCGCCCAACTCGTCACCCAAAAGTTCACTCGGTTCATGGTCATCCTCCACTAAAGGACTCTTTAATGGTCTTTTGGAAAGTCCACATGGGGCTAAAGATCGAGTCTCAGGATTAATCCCAACGCACGACCCACCAAGGGATGGGAGCGTATCTGACTCTGAAAGGTAATAGTCGGAATCGTCATTCTCGCTAGAGCCACGTGTGGACATTTGGCTGCGTTTACGGTTAGCCATCAGCAGAGAGTATTCTTTTCCACGAGGGGCAGAACCTGCATTTATATTTCggtaaaataattcatcaaaaCATAATTGTGTATGTACAGGTGTTTATATTCGTAATCGGGAAATTTGTATCAACAGAAATCCGATTTGTCTTGCCAGCAGCATGGTGCGCGGCAAGCAATGATCCCAAAAAGTCATTCCCGAAGTTTTGTTCTTGTCCTTTGAACACTTTATCCTCTATTTTCCTCACTATTTCCACGATAGAATTGCATAAAGATTGTTCGATTTCATCTGATTCAACATCATCTTTGGTCTTGAAACCTTTGATCAAATCAGAAACTCGAACTTTGTCAACATTTTTGAATAAGAGAAGCCCGAGCTTCGTCAACGCAGCGGATATGTTTCGCCCTTCCAAGTAACTACTTCTAATGCATATGGAAATCTGGAACGGGAAAGGGTTTCTTTCCTTCACGTCGATGCGCCATTGGTTCTCCTGGTACTCACGCGGGCAGCACCCTCTTCTCGCAGCTGCTCATCATCATAACCTTTGTTGACGTCATCGCCCGCTCGAACAAATCCTCGACCCGTATAAGAGCAGGTCAAGATGAAGCACTGTCGCGCCTCAACTTTTTCACGGGATTTCGAAGGGTCTGGGCCGGGAGCTACGGTTACATTTTTCACCCGCTGAATGAGTACACAATGCTCTTGCAGTACAAGCCCACGATTTCTCCAAATGCAAAGGATCTTCGCTCGGAATCGTAGCGTGCTCTGCAGATGGGAATTGGGGAAAATTCTTGGAAGAATCGTTGGAAAAGTCCCCAAGGGATTTATCTCCATGCACTACGCCTCCACCCACGTAAAAGAGTTTTCCACTCCCAATCGCCTGTGAGAGCCGCGACACATTCGAAGGAGATCTCGAGGCTGAAAAGGGGGCAGAAAGGACGCCGGGTTGTCCAGCACCGCCGAGTTCATGGTATTTACCTCATTCAATATCCCAAAACTGGGGATATTTAGAGCTACTCAAATACTGATACGGAACCGAGACCATGAAAGCGTCACGGAACATCAGATGGTGAGAAGTGATACGAGCGGAAGCACGTTCAAGTTTCAAcattgataataaaaataagaaGTACAAGATAAGTCGAGAGTGGCAAAGGGAAAAGTAGTGCAGAAGCTTACCCATCGCAAGTATGCTGGACGTTTGCTGCTCTTGTTTCCACCTTCCTCTTTCTTTCTTTGTGGCCTGAGAGTAtacgcatatatatatatatatatatatatatatatatatatatatatatatatatatatatatatatataaccgcGAGCACAGATTGGTGTGGAAAGGAAATCCCGTGGATTCGGGTCGAATCGCTCAATTAGGGGGATTTTTTGGTTGCGAAAATATGTCATTGCAGCGGCAGGAGATTGCTATCTCAGCAATCGGCCACCCAAAGTGCACCGAAGATGAGATGGCACATTCTCGAGGGCCACGGTAGTCAAAAGCATAAAAGAGATTTAAATTCTagtcaaataaaaattaattaacaaaaaaaaagaagCGAGCAAAAAGCACAATTCTTTCAAAATTAATACAATTTACTCTCGATCACTTCGTCTAATTACAAAGTGACCGAGAGTGGGGGGCTTATGATAGGTAATGTCCTTTTTAATTTTTGGTGGTAGTCCAATTATTAATTGTATTAATGGGCCAAGCCCAAGTTGCTTATGAAGGCCCAAGCCCGCTAGGCACTCTCCAaattcctataaatagaggatGTCTCTCATTGCGCCAGGTATGCTCTCATTTTTCCTCTAAAGCTCTTGAGTTCTCTGAGTTTTCTCTGAATTGtttactgacttgagcgtcggagtgtcTACGCCGGGAATCCTCCTGGCGCTTCTTGACGAGTGTTTGTGACGCAGGTGACACCCAGCGATTTGCCGTGTATTGTCTACGTGGATCCGTTTACCAGCCAGGCGAGCTCGTTTACGGGCCAAGTGGACAAGTTTGCTAACCAGTCAGATCCCGCTTGTGCAGTCTACGCGACTCATTTATTTTAGCTGCATCAGTATGAATactcttaattttttttccctgAAATATCGGACATGGATACGGATACGATACGCGTGTCGGTTACGAAAAATCCGTATCGTTGATCTTTTGTAGGTTTGACCAGTCGGATACATCTTGGATACAACTAAGATATGTTATGGACACATATATTCTAATAATTATCGTATCATATCCTTATCATgtcttatattttaaaattttgttataACGTCGTACCCGTATCGTATTCGATAAGATACTCGTACATGA
This Primulina eburnea isolate SZY01 chromosome 2, ASM2296580v1, whole genome shotgun sequence DNA region includes the following protein-coding sequences:
- the LOC140822738 gene encoding uncharacterized protein; its protein translation is MVHLVSLSTDSFAHSLAWNSCQGLSLACAVRVREEKLRNDQEKWREEVSRVKEENCRLVEEKNKISAELLQVQRKLADKVKNLAILEEKHSAELNTGGQFLESEAGKTFLKNVEEKSVRTFKASDAFRDDVLDQAMTIHDDVVLDCRDQLRKTGRVPEEVVMMIEPSVLEISRISIDDIPLGDAEMIEALDLQAAEEET